Proteins encoded by one window of Deinococcus radiodurans R1 = ATCC 13939 = DSM 20539:
- a CDS encoding S41 family peptidase has product MNRNRIALVAGTLALTAAVAAAQMGGYTSQTLANTPEGKSLVQVLNDLNRYYLYPVNQDKVLRGAITGALASLDDEFTYYTEPEDNAVAEQDLSGSFGGIGVTLVAANSDGSGGKVDNVFKDNPAFKGGVHIGDVFLKIGDKDVTGAKLNDIVKLVRGPIGSEVDVTFGRNGKPYTVKLKRDKVNVISVEKTILPGNIGYVALNTFYNEQASAQFRAAIADMKKANVQKLILDLRDNGGGLLSAGVDVADQFLQSGPIVSLRERGGQPEVYGSARKQATDYTGKLVLLVNKNSASASEVVGGALQDNKRATIIGEQTFGKGVAQVPITLPDGGKVAIVNSAWITPKGREIHKKGITPDIVVKDTRFPVPLNFSGSGVAPGTTLTLTVGDQPVKVTADKDGKFTYVGEIKRRDRSDVQGQAVVDVEHDAILKKALETLK; this is encoded by the coding sequence ATGAATCGCAACCGCATTGCTCTGGTGGCGGGCACCCTCGCCCTCACCGCCGCCGTGGCCGCCGCGCAGATGGGCGGCTACACTTCTCAGACGCTCGCCAATACGCCCGAAGGCAAAAGCCTGGTCCAAGTGCTCAACGACCTCAACCGCTATTACCTCTACCCGGTCAACCAGGACAAGGTGCTGCGCGGCGCGATCACGGGGGCGCTCGCCAGCCTCGACGACGAATTCACCTACTACACCGAACCCGAAGACAACGCGGTGGCCGAGCAGGACCTCTCGGGATCGTTCGGCGGCATCGGGGTGACGCTGGTGGCCGCCAACAGTGACGGCTCCGGCGGCAAGGTGGACAACGTCTTCAAGGACAACCCCGCCTTCAAGGGCGGCGTGCACATCGGCGACGTGTTTCTCAAGATCGGCGACAAGGACGTGACGGGCGCCAAGCTCAACGACATCGTCAAGCTGGTGCGCGGTCCTATCGGCTCGGAGGTGGACGTGACCTTCGGGCGCAACGGCAAGCCCTACACCGTCAAGCTCAAGCGCGACAAGGTCAACGTCATCAGCGTCGAAAAGACCATCTTGCCCGGCAACATCGGCTACGTGGCGCTCAACACCTTCTACAACGAGCAGGCGAGCGCGCAGTTCCGCGCCGCGATTGCCGACATGAAAAAGGCCAATGTGCAGAAGCTGATTCTCGACCTGCGTGACAACGGCGGCGGCCTGCTGAGCGCCGGGGTGGACGTGGCCGACCAGTTCCTGCAAAGCGGCCCCATCGTCAGCCTACGCGAGCGCGGCGGTCAGCCCGAGGTGTACGGCAGCGCCCGCAAGCAGGCGACCGACTACACCGGCAAACTGGTGCTGCTCGTCAACAAGAACAGCGCCAGCGCCAGCGAAGTGGTCGGCGGCGCCCTTCAGGACAACAAGCGCGCCACCATCATCGGCGAGCAGACCTTCGGCAAGGGCGTGGCGCAGGTGCCGATCACCCTGCCCGACGGCGGCAAGGTCGCCATCGTCAACAGCGCCTGGATTACCCCCAAGGGGCGCGAGATTCACAAGAAGGGCATTACGCCGGACATCGTGGTCAAGGACACCCGCTTCCCGGTGCCGCTCAACTTCAGCGGCAGTGGCGTGGCGCCCGGCACCACCCTGACCCTCACCGTCGGCGACCAGCCGGTCAAGGTCACCGCCGACAAGGACGGCAAGTTCACCTACGTGGGCGAAATCAAGCGCCGTGACCGCAGCGACGTGCAGGGCCAGGCCGTGGTGGACGTGGAACACGACGCCATCCTGAAAAAGGCGCTGGAAACGCTGAAGTAA